The genome window CTCTGAACTCCCACCAGCATGTGTAGGCAATTTTGGTAGAAATTTGTCGCACCTGCTATTGTATGTGGAGCAAGTAATTGATCGCATACAACTTCATGAAGCATTGCATCTGTATAGTTTGTTGTTCACGGTCTACCTTCTTCCTGGAAATCAGCTAGAGATCCCCCAACCAAGTTCAGATTGCCGAGTTGGAACATTTTGTGAATTTGCATCACAAAATTTCTTTTGTAAATATGAGTGCTTGGAGTTGCATATGCTTTAAAAGAACACTGATTCAACTTACATAATGTTCAACATTgtcgttctttttttttaagaatgaaGCCTACCGAATTGCAACTCTAAATTTTGAAAGACGACTTGTTAAATCTTGGAACCTGCTTCACTTTAGAAAACGCTTTACTCACATAGGCACCTGATCATCTGCCAACGATTCAATGAGCCGGATATGGATTTCAAGAGCATGTATCTGATTGCAAATCTAAGAATTCATTTAGTATTCAGGTAGATACACGAGTTAAGCAAATAGGACAGTAAGCCCCAACATCAAATAGTATGCATCGTTCCGTTGTTACAGTATCTTAAGATCGATGCACGCACGAATTTCCAAAGCAAACAGGTGATGCTTGGGCAGAGAATAGCTGCATGTCCTGTAGTTTGTGAAATTTGGCCACAGCAAGCCACGAAGGGAACCTAAAGCAAACCAGCCAACGCCAAAACGGTTTACATGTTAAGCTTTCAACACAGCCTTGTGGATCATGGTCTCCTTGTGTATTTGGTGGCAGCTCTTCTCAACAAGGTCAAGAAGCTTCTCAAGGTTCGTGGCCCATGAGTTTAGTATGCCGTTGCTATCTTGAGCTGTCCGGAAGCTTACAACTCCCATCGGCCTGTCAATCTTCGCAATCAGAGATTTTGAGTTCACCATGTCTGAAAGATGCTTCTCTGCCTCCTGAGAGAGTAATGTACGGCCAGTTAGATATCTCAGCAACCACCGCATCAATAAAATGCCTCAAATTTTTGGTGCTTGTCGTGTAGAGGAACATCAGCGATAAAATGCCATAGTTCAGCTCTCAAAGAAAATTAGAGTTACATGAAGAAAGGTACAATATAACGGAGGTGGGAAAATACAGACCTGCAAACTAAGGCAAAGAAGATCTGCAAGCCTCTTGATTGAAATCCTTGAATAGTACTTGGATACAACCAAGATGTTCTGAACAGAGCAAGAATTGAGATTCAATGGACAAGCATAAAGCAAAATAACTAAATAAATATAGACCAAGCAAAAAGTAAGCCATACATGTTCAATTATCCTCAGCTTCAAATCTTCTGCAGCTTTGGCACCCAAAGCTCCTCCAAGAAAATTCTTCTCATTCTCATATTcgtccttgaagaattcccacAGACTGGTCCACTGAATCACCTCCATGGTAACCAGCTGCTTCAGCAgtaatctaatttttttccatCCCAATAGGAAAAGGTAAGTGAATATTTGATAAGCCCGCCCAGAATTATGAGATTGCCATTCTGAAAGATATGCAACTGTACCTGAAATTTGGGATCTCagagagatttttatcctccAGCGTAGCGTTCAGAAGGCTTGATTGCATAGGGTCATGAGGTGATAGCACCAAGTACCAACAGATCTTTCTAAGAACCTGCAATTGAATTCAGGCAGTCAGATAActactgagagagagagagagagagagagagagagtaccgGTGTCCACTTTGCTGGATCCTCTTTGATTGATGGAATATCGTAGATCGCCTTGTAACAACGGCAGATTTCCAGGTAATCATTGTTATGTGAGTAATACCTGCAAAAAGACAATGTAAAGTTACGATCGTACTCCAATACAAAACATAATTGTGAACCATAATGTTAGCAAGTAAGATGAGAAATGCAGCTATTCAAACAGGGAAACTACAGCATTCGATAGCTTGCCTTTAGAATCTAAATCATAGATTGATGCACTCCATAAATATGGCATTCAGGGACTAGTGGACTAACAATACTCTGGCattaaaaatagacaatatacatATTGGATAGATAATGGGGGAAAGGGAGGAATTGAACGAGAATTTCCACATGTAATGCAGGCTGCGGCAATGGCAATTGAATAGCGACCCAGTGGTGCATTAGGAATTGCCCTTATATTAATCTAACTGAGCACTAAGCAGAAGCATCACATACCGAATCATCAGTTCATAGTAGATGCGCTTCAATTCTTGGAGGGAAGGGATAGATGCAGGAG of Phragmites australis chromosome 3, lpPhrAust1.1, whole genome shotgun sequence contains these proteins:
- the LOC133913791 gene encoding 26S proteasome non-ATPase regulatory subunit 12 homolog A-like produces the protein MEGDSTNLDAAIESLLNVEKQMRLAGEVAGTRKAVIDIVELCYKAGAWKTLNDQIVLLSKRRGQLKQAITAMVQKAMEYIDLTPDMDTRIELIKTLSSVAAGKIYVEIERARLIKWLAKIKEEQGQIDEAADLMQEVAVETFGSMAKTEKIAFILGQVRLCLDRQDYVRAQILSRKISPRVFDADPSKEKKKPKEGDNIVQDAPASIPSLQELKRIYYELMIRYYSHNNDYLEICRCYKAIYDIPSIKEDPAKWTPVLRKICWYLVLSPHDPMQSSLLNATLEDKNLSEIPNFRLLLKQLVTMEVIQWTSLWEFFKDEYENEKNFLGGALGAKAAEDLKLRIIEHNILVVSKYYSRISIKRLADLLCLSLQEAEKHLSDMVNSKSLIAKIDRPMGVVSFRTAQDSNGILNSWATNLEKLLDLVEKSCHQIHKETMIHKAVLKA